The Amycolatopsis sp. 195334CR genome window below encodes:
- a CDS encoding SigE family RNA polymerase sigma factor, which produces MSGDLVDFGEFVSANLPGLMRYGHALTGNPHDAADLVQTVLEKIGSRWTHVQRKTGDPMAYIRRSMANAHISRWRRTKRENLVADIPDAQPFEHADPFEHEPLWQALRALPPRQRAVVVLRYYEGLSEAEIAASLGVSQGTVKSQASKALASLRLKLKPAVEETGGREAV; this is translated from the coding sequence GTGTCGGGCGACCTCGTTGACTTCGGGGAATTCGTCTCGGCCAACCTGCCCGGCCTGATGCGCTACGGCCACGCGCTGACCGGCAACCCCCACGACGCCGCCGACCTGGTCCAGACGGTGCTGGAGAAGATCGGCTCCCGCTGGACCCACGTGCAGCGCAAGACCGGCGACCCGATGGCCTACATCCGCCGCTCGATGGCCAACGCGCACATCAGCCGCTGGCGGCGGACCAAGCGCGAGAACCTGGTCGCCGACATCCCCGACGCCCAGCCCTTCGAGCACGCCGACCCGTTCGAGCACGAGCCGCTGTGGCAGGCGCTACGCGCACTGCCGCCGAGGCAACGCGCGGTGGTGGTGCTGCGTTACTACGAAGGACTGTCCGAAGCGGAGATCGCGGCGTCACTCGGCGTGAGCCAGGGCACGGTGAAGAGCCAGGCGAGCAAGGCGCTCGCCTCCCTGCGGCTGAAGCTGAAGCCCGCGGTGGAAGAAACCGGAGGGAGGGAAGCGGTATGA
- a CDS encoding DUF952 domain-containing protein — protein MLLHICTEQDWRASEGAYTAPSLDAVGFIHCSDPGTAHLPADALYAGRTDLVLLEIDPARLGVPLRWEEGDPPHPAGVRFPHVYGPIPREAVVAVHEFPPGPDGRFHLPPAIANR, from the coding sequence GTGCTCCTCCACATCTGCACCGAGCAGGACTGGCGAGCGAGCGAGGGCGCCTACACCGCGCCCTCGCTCGACGCCGTCGGCTTCATCCACTGCTCCGACCCCGGCACCGCGCACCTGCCCGCGGACGCGCTCTACGCCGGGCGCACCGACCTCGTCCTGCTCGAGATCGACCCCGCCCGCCTCGGGGTGCCGCTGCGCTGGGAGGAGGGCGACCCGCCGCACCCGGCCGGCGTGCGCTTCCCGCACGTCTACGGCCCGATCCCGCGCGAAGCCGTCGTCGCGGTGCACGAGTTCCCGCCCGGCCCGGACGGCCGCTTCCACCTCCCGCCGGCCATCGCGAACCGGTAA
- a CDS encoding DUF5926 family protein — protein MGKAARKKGPKKKDGAPKKVREVFVGQPFEGLAAEPELIALREFVPSATVELPLKDTDGRKVVLGTVLPMAAAAFVRSDGQAFVGLQVQTRSTDVSRDIGRSIRWALEAKDGDVLSVPDTITPGGEGERLQDLLDPAAELDVRMHTDFAWWLPEGTEAEGEVALSLERANGAIMPSERLGTGAYWVDAGEKAHLRWVRPEPEGKVLQALARLSAAGEIGLGEESRYAGSFRAHGLLVPVWDLDPEAHAREWAEPAKQLGERLDKALASLDEEPLNAAERRARDGLIGRQITIR, from the coding sequence GTGGGCAAGGCGGCGCGCAAGAAGGGGCCCAAGAAGAAGGACGGGGCGCCCAAGAAGGTTCGCGAAGTCTTCGTCGGGCAGCCGTTCGAGGGGCTGGCGGCGGAGCCTGAACTGATCGCGCTGCGTGAGTTCGTCCCGTCCGCGACGGTCGAGCTGCCGCTCAAGGACACCGACGGGCGCAAGGTCGTGCTCGGCACCGTGCTGCCGATGGCCGCCGCCGCGTTCGTGCGTTCCGACGGCCAGGCCTTCGTCGGCCTCCAGGTGCAGACCCGCTCCACCGACGTCAGCCGCGACATCGGCCGGTCGATCCGCTGGGCGCTCGAGGCCAAGGACGGCGACGTGCTCTCCGTGCCCGACACCATCACCCCCGGCGGCGAGGGCGAGCGCCTCCAGGACCTGCTCGACCCGGCCGCCGAGCTCGACGTCCGGATGCACACCGACTTCGCCTGGTGGCTGCCCGAGGGCACCGAGGCCGAGGGCGAGGTGGCGCTGTCGCTGGAACGCGCGAACGGCGCGATCATGCCCTCCGAGCGCCTCGGCACCGGCGCCTACTGGGTCGACGCCGGCGAGAAGGCGCACCTGCGCTGGGTCCGCCCGGAACCCGAGGGCAAGGTGCTCCAGGCGCTGGCCCGCCTCTCCGCCGCCGGTGAGATCGGCCTCGGCGAGGAGTCGCGCTACGCCGGTTCGTTCCGGGCCCACGGCCTGCTCGTGCCGGTCTGGGACCTCGACCCCGAGGCCCACGCCCGCGAATGGGCCGAGCCCGCGAAGCAGCTCGGCGAGCGGCTGGACAAGGCGCTCGCCTCGCTCGACGAGGAGCCCCTCAACGCCGCCGAGCGCCGCGCCCGCGACGGCCTGATCGGCCGCCAGATCACCATCCGCTAG
- a CDS encoding NUDIX hydrolase — MATDADGQERTLWQIHDERLIDDTRRLRLSIASVELPDGVTFEQWVLRIPKAAVMAVLDDQDRVLMLWRHRFIIDRWVWELPGGYVNPDEDPAVTAAREVEEETGWRPLDIEPLGSLQPMVGSADAENLLYVARKSEYVGAPQDINEAERVAWLPLDTVRDRITNGEILGAASQVALLHVLAFHR, encoded by the coding sequence GTGGCCACCGACGCGGATGGGCAAGAGCGGACACTGTGGCAGATCCACGATGAGCGCCTGATCGACGACACCCGGCGCCTGCGGTTGAGCATCGCGTCGGTGGAGCTACCCGACGGGGTGACCTTCGAGCAGTGGGTGCTCCGCATCCCCAAGGCCGCGGTGATGGCGGTGCTCGACGACCAAGACCGCGTGCTCATGCTGTGGCGGCACCGGTTCATCATCGACCGGTGGGTGTGGGAGCTACCCGGCGGCTACGTCAACCCGGACGAGGACCCCGCGGTGACCGCCGCGCGGGAGGTCGAGGAGGAGACCGGCTGGCGCCCGCTCGACATCGAGCCGCTCGGCAGCCTGCAGCCGATGGTGGGCAGTGCCGATGCCGAGAACCTGCTGTACGTGGCGCGGAAGTCCGAGTACGTCGGCGCGCCCCAGGACATCAATGAAGCCGAGCGAGTCGCCTGGTTGCCGCTCGATACGGTCCGGGACCGCATCACCAACGGCGAGATCCTCGGCGCTGCTTCGCAGGTCGCGCTCCTCCACGTCCTCGCGTTCCACCGCTGA
- a CDS encoding cytochrome P450, whose product MFDPSDVAFLADPYPAFAELRAQGPVHHHDGLGLAVAVSHKAASSVLRHRSLGRIWRDATPAEQFVSFNLLHRNSLLENEPPAHTRLRRLVSSAFARGHVERLRPRVEEVATQLVDNLAARIRDEGQADFLAEVAQPLPVEVIAELLGVPDADRPLLVPWSNHIVKMYEYGLPDDKRAQAERAAGEFVDYLRKLSAERAADPGDDLISDLVRVRDDDNGKLSDDELVATAVLLLMAGHEATVNVLGNGLRALLDHRDQWERLPSSVDTAVEEAIRYDSPLQLFERTATEDVEIAGFRLEAGQKVGALLGAAARDPEVFAEPDAFDLDRSPNPHLGFGAGIHFCLGAPLARVEIAAAFRALTALPELELAGEPPRRPEFVMRGYRELPVTGVR is encoded by the coding sequence GTGTTTGACCCGAGTGATGTCGCGTTTCTTGCTGATCCCTATCCCGCCTTTGCTGAGCTTCGGGCGCAGGGGCCGGTGCATCACCATGACGGGCTCGGACTGGCGGTGGCGGTCTCGCACAAGGCGGCGTCCTCGGTGCTCAGGCATCGTTCGCTCGGTCGGATCTGGCGCGACGCCACACCCGCCGAGCAGTTCGTGTCCTTCAACCTCCTGCACCGCAACTCCCTGCTGGAGAACGAGCCTCCCGCCCACACGCGGCTGCGGCGCCTGGTGTCCTCGGCGTTCGCCCGCGGGCACGTCGAGCGGCTCAGGCCCCGCGTCGAGGAGGTCGCCACGCAGCTGGTCGACAACCTCGCCGCGCGCATTCGTGACGAGGGCCAGGCCGACTTCCTCGCCGAGGTCGCACAACCCCTGCCGGTCGAGGTGATCGCCGAGTTGCTCGGGGTGCCCGACGCCGACCGGCCGCTCCTCGTGCCGTGGTCCAACCACATCGTGAAGATGTACGAGTACGGCCTCCCCGACGACAAACGGGCTCAGGCCGAACGAGCGGCCGGGGAATTCGTCGACTACCTCCGGAAGTTGTCCGCCGAGCGCGCGGCCGACCCGGGCGACGACCTGATCAGCGACCTGGTGCGCGTCCGCGACGACGACAACGGCAAGCTCTCCGACGACGAGCTGGTCGCCACCGCCGTGCTGCTGCTGATGGCCGGTCACGAGGCCACGGTCAACGTGCTCGGCAACGGCCTCCGCGCCCTGCTCGACCACCGCGACCAGTGGGAACGCCTGCCGTCGAGCGTCGACACCGCGGTCGAGGAGGCCATCCGGTACGACTCGCCGCTGCAACTGTTCGAGCGGACCGCCACCGAGGACGTGGAGATCGCCGGGTTCCGCCTCGAAGCGGGCCAGAAGGTCGGCGCGCTGCTCGGCGCCGCGGCCCGTGATCCGGAGGTGTTCGCCGAGCCGGACGCCTTCGACCTCGACCGCTCGCCGAACCCGCACCTCGGCTTCGGCGCGGGCATCCACTTCTGCCTCGGCGCGCCGCTGGCCAGGGTGGAGATCGCCGCCGCGTTCCGCGCGCTGACCGCGCTGCCGGAACTCGAACTCGCCGGGGAACCGCCGCGTCGGCCGGAGTTCGTGATGCGCGGCTACCGGGAACTACCGGTCACCGGGGTGCGGTAG
- a CDS encoding DUF4328 domain-containing protein — protein sequence MHPQHHPPQYPHPHRPPVRQRVRWVATPPYGPSPRRRAVDHRYYGPPAYRVPPRWGFPNVVWRLPTAVPGTPSNAPRPAQRLRALARNATVLLWVLAGFAAVAALAEGWRYVLLLISRDSALDADLVGTSDALVLTAALLTFVLALFAAGISLWWLLVARVVAADELGERPPRPPWQVVVGFFVPGPNLVMAGSIVAETEHAVLRRPGTERPRPSRLVLAWWGTWALNGVLLVVSVIWRLRDGVQAQADGVLLAVMTDGSAAALAVLTALLVRRMTGLLAPVGEDRLRHLRVLSVSGAPSPELRPARPATAPR from the coding sequence GTGCACCCCCAGCACCACCCGCCCCAGTACCCGCACCCGCACCGGCCACCGGTGCGGCAGCGGGTGCGCTGGGTGGCGACCCCGCCGTACGGCCCGTCACCGCGCCGCCGCGCGGTCGACCACCGCTACTACGGCCCGCCCGCCTACCGGGTGCCGCCGCGCTGGGGTTTCCCGAACGTGGTCTGGCGGCTGCCGACGGCGGTGCCCGGCACCCCGTCGAACGCGCCGCGCCCGGCCCAGCGGCTGCGCGCGCTCGCCCGCAACGCCACCGTCCTGCTGTGGGTGCTCGCCGGGTTCGCCGCGGTGGCCGCGCTCGCCGAGGGCTGGCGGTACGTGCTGCTGCTGATCAGCCGCGACTCCGCGCTCGACGCCGACCTGGTCGGCACCTCCGACGCGCTGGTGCTCACCGCCGCGCTGCTGACCTTCGTGCTCGCCCTGTTCGCCGCCGGGATCAGCCTGTGGTGGCTGCTGGTGGCGCGGGTGGTCGCCGCCGACGAGCTGGGGGAGCGCCCGCCCCGGCCGCCGTGGCAGGTGGTGGTCGGGTTCTTCGTGCCGGGGCCGAACCTGGTGATGGCCGGTTCGATCGTCGCCGAGACCGAGCACGCAGTGCTGCGGCGGCCCGGCACCGAGCGCCCGCGCCCGTCGCGGCTGGTGCTCGCGTGGTGGGGGACCTGGGCGTTGAACGGGGTCCTGCTGGTGGTCTCGGTGATCTGGCGCCTGCGCGACGGTGTCCAGGCGCAGGCCGACGGGGTGCTGCTGGCCGTGATGACCGACGGTTCCGCGGCCGCGCTGGCCGTGCTGACCGCGTTGCTGGTCCGCCGGATGACCGGCCTGCTGGCGCCGGTCGGCGAGGACAGGCTGCGGCACCTGCGCGTGCTCAGCGTGAGCGGCGCGCCTTCGCCGGAACTGCGGCCCGCCCGGCCGGCTACCGCACCCCGGTGA
- a CDS encoding rhodanese-like domain-containing protein produces the protein MVNPAEVPTVDVPELPAEFALLDVRENYEWAAGHAPGAVHIPMSELPGRVAELPAADQLFVICRSGVRSANVAAWLNGQGREAVNVAGGMQSWHAHGRPMVTDQGAEPQVV, from the coding sequence GTGGTGAACCCTGCTGAAGTGCCCACTGTGGACGTGCCCGAGCTGCCCGCCGAGTTCGCGCTGCTCGACGTCCGCGAGAACTACGAATGGGCCGCAGGGCACGCCCCCGGCGCCGTGCACATCCCGATGAGCGAGCTGCCCGGCCGCGTGGCCGAACTGCCCGCGGCCGACCAGCTCTTCGTGATCTGCCGCAGCGGCGTGCGCTCGGCCAACGTCGCGGCCTGGCTCAACGGCCAGGGCCGCGAGGCGGTCAACGTGGCGGGCGGCATGCAGTCCTGGCACGCGCACGGCAGGCCGATGGTCACCGACCAGGGTGCCGAGCCGCAGGTGGTGTGA
- a CDS encoding L-2-amino-thiazoline-4-carboxylic acid hydrolase: MTDLNDPRSWFVEPFFSALLDGVPDAAEVRARLERETEDLLDQTEDLVVDEAARSHVVLTAYAVAAYRWLDGRVPDPLETVRQVVVGQFGDWLADTVRADLDRAPDPFAAMVENVREQEKSFYGKGFAWERVTDDSRAYLGRAHRCVYHDASTRLGAPELTAAVWCEWDKPMLAAVDPDRHGLRAERPVTIGYGCDHCDFAFERTT, translated from the coding sequence ATGACCGACCTGAACGACCCGAGAAGCTGGTTCGTCGAACCGTTCTTCTCCGCTCTGCTCGACGGCGTACCGGACGCGGCGGAGGTCCGCGCCCGGCTCGAACGCGAAACCGAGGACCTGCTCGACCAGACCGAAGACCTCGTCGTCGACGAGGCCGCGCGCAGTCACGTGGTGCTCACCGCGTACGCCGTCGCCGCCTACCGCTGGCTCGACGGCCGCGTGCCCGACCCGCTCGAAACCGTGCGCCAGGTGGTGGTCGGCCAGTTCGGCGACTGGCTCGCCGACACCGTGCGCGCCGACCTCGACCGCGCGCCCGATCCGTTCGCGGCCATGGTCGAGAACGTGCGCGAACAGGAGAAGTCCTTCTACGGCAAGGGATTCGCCTGGGAACGGGTGACCGACGACAGCCGCGCCTACCTGGGCCGCGCACACCGCTGCGTCTACCACGACGCGAGCACCCGGCTCGGCGCGCCGGAGCTGACCGCGGCCGTGTGGTGCGAATGGGACAAGCCGATGCTGGCCGCGGTCGACCCGGATCGGCACGGCCTGCGCGCCGAACGCCCGGTGACCATCGGCTACGGCTGCGACCACTGCGACTTCGCCTTCGAGCGGACCACGTGA
- a CDS encoding PadR family transcriptional regulator, translated as MNVRLLVLALLAERPRHGYEIRKWLVDSHAEKWAAVKPYSVHHALTQLAKERLAELDRVEPTARRDRSVYTITDAGREELKRLTRKLWGQLPNAYPASVYLLLTFVDVLPPAEVRSLAESLAHSLRAQLADWETGQAAKAPLPPLWQAMFDNGRAHLRADLELVEAVLSAESLSPPPPR; from the coding sequence GTGAACGTCCGGCTGCTGGTGCTCGCGCTGCTCGCGGAACGGCCGCGGCACGGGTACGAGATCCGCAAGTGGCTCGTCGACAGCCACGCCGAGAAGTGGGCGGCGGTCAAGCCGTACTCGGTGCACCACGCGCTGACCCAGCTCGCCAAGGAGCGGCTGGCCGAGCTGGACCGGGTCGAGCCGACCGCCCGCCGCGACCGGTCGGTGTACACGATCACCGACGCCGGCCGCGAGGAACTGAAGCGGCTCACCAGGAAGCTCTGGGGACAGCTACCCAACGCCTACCCGGCGAGCGTCTACCTGCTGCTGACCTTCGTCGACGTGCTTCCGCCCGCGGAAGTGCGTTCGCTCGCTGAGTCGCTGGCGCACTCGTTGCGCGCGCAGCTGGCCGACTGGGAGACCGGCCAGGCGGCGAAAGCACCGCTTCCGCCGCTCTGGCAGGCCATGTTCGACAACGGCCGGGCGCACCTGCGCGCCGACCTGGAACTGGTCGAAGCGGTGCTCAGTGCGGAATCGCTTTCTCCGCCCCCGCCCCGGTGA
- a CDS encoding cation acetate symporter, protein MNLAQGVQGSSPILNMSIFGAFVVVTLVIVFRASRNTKTASDYYAAGRAFSGPQNGVAIAGDYLSAASFLGIAGAIAVYGYDGFLYSIGFLVAWLVALLLVAELLRNTGKFTMGDVLAFRMKQRPVRAAAATSTLAVSFFYLLAQMAGAGILVSLLLGISNTAGQAVVIAVVGVVMIIYVLVGGMKGTTWVQIIKAALLITGAFAMTVWVLARYGFNLSELLGSAVQRLGSESILNPGARYGVSETSKIDFLSLGIALVLGTAGLPHVLMRFYTVPTAKDARKSVVWAIALIGLFYLFTLVLGYGAGAIVGKDAINKAPGKENSAAPLLAQALGGPVLLGFIAAVAFATILAVVAGLTITASASFAHDVYANVIKKGKVSDSNAEVRVARITAVVIGAVAIVGGILAKDQNVAFLVALAFAVAASANLPTILYSLFWKRFNTSGALWSIYGGLTVTVVLIIFSPAVSGLPNSMIKGVDFHWFPLQNPGLVSIPVSFFLGWLGTVLSKEHNEDKYAEMEVRSLTGAGAEKAIPH, encoded by the coding sequence ATGAACCTCGCACAGGGTGTTCAGGGCTCGAGCCCGATCCTGAACATGAGCATCTTCGGCGCTTTCGTGGTGGTCACGCTGGTGATCGTGTTCCGGGCGTCGCGGAACACGAAGACCGCGTCGGACTACTACGCCGCGGGTCGCGCTTTCTCCGGTCCGCAGAACGGTGTCGCGATCGCCGGTGACTACCTTTCGGCGGCTTCGTTCCTCGGGATCGCGGGGGCGATCGCGGTCTACGGATACGACGGGTTCCTGTACTCGATCGGGTTCCTGGTCGCCTGGTTGGTGGCTTTGCTGCTGGTCGCGGAACTGCTGCGGAACACCGGCAAGTTCACCATGGGCGACGTGCTGGCGTTCCGGATGAAGCAGCGCCCGGTCCGCGCCGCGGCGGCGACCTCGACGCTGGCGGTGAGCTTCTTCTACCTGCTCGCCCAGATGGCCGGCGCGGGCATCCTGGTTTCCTTGCTGCTGGGCATTTCCAACACCGCCGGGCAGGCCGTGGTGATCGCCGTGGTCGGCGTGGTGATGATCATCTACGTGCTGGTCGGCGGCATGAAGGGCACCACCTGGGTGCAGATCATCAAGGCCGCGCTGCTGATCACCGGTGCCTTCGCGATGACGGTGTGGGTGCTCGCGCGGTACGGCTTCAACCTCTCGGAGTTGCTGGGCAGCGCGGTCCAGCGCCTCGGCTCCGAATCGATCCTGAACCCCGGTGCGCGCTACGGGGTTTCGGAGACTTCGAAGATCGACTTCCTGTCGCTGGGCATCGCGCTGGTGCTCGGTACCGCCGGGTTGCCGCACGTGCTGATGCGCTTCTACACCGTGCCGACGGCGAAGGACGCGCGGAAGTCCGTGGTCTGGGCGATCGCGCTGATCGGCCTGTTCTACCTGTTCACCCTGGTGCTCGGCTACGGCGCGGGTGCGATCGTCGGCAAGGACGCGATCAACAAGGCGCCGGGCAAGGAGAACTCGGCGGCGCCGTTGCTGGCCCAGGCGCTGGGTGGTCCGGTGTTGCTCGGGTTCATCGCGGCGGTGGCGTTCGCGACGATCCTCGCCGTGGTCGCGGGTCTGACGATCACGGCGTCGGCGTCGTTCGCGCATGACGTGTACGCCAACGTGATCAAGAAGGGCAAGGTCTCCGACAGCAACGCCGAAGTCCGCGTCGCCCGGATCACCGCGGTGGTGATCGGCGCGGTCGCCATCGTCGGCGGCATTCTCGCGAAGGACCAGAACGTCGCGTTCCTGGTGGCACTGGCCTTCGCGGTGGCGGCCTCGGCGAACCTGCCGACGATCCTGTACTCGCTGTTCTGGAAGCGGTTCAACACCTCCGGCGCGTTGTGGTCGATCTACGGCGGGCTCACCGTCACCGTGGTGCTGATCATCTTCTCGCCCGCCGTGTCGGGTCTGCCGAACTCGATGATCAAGGGCGTGGACTTCCACTGGTTCCCGCTCCAGAACCCGGGCCTGGTGTCGATCCCGGTCTCGTTCTTCCTCGGCTGGCTCGGCACGGTCCTGTCCAAGGAGCACAACGAGGACAAGTACGCGGAGATGGAGGTCCGTTCCCTCACCGGGGCGGGGGCGGAGAAAGCGATTCCGCACTGA
- a CDS encoding DUF485 domain-containing protein, translating into MTEADWKRVQASPEFRQLRKRLRAFVFPMTVLFLGWYLLYVVLAAYAQGFMSTKLVGNINVGLVLGLLQFVSTFVITGLYVRHANRHLDPVADQIREDVEGAAK; encoded by the coding sequence ATGACCGAAGCCGACTGGAAGCGAGTTCAGGCCAGTCCCGAATTCCGGCAACTCCGCAAACGCCTGCGTGCCTTCGTCTTCCCGATGACCGTGCTGTTCCTCGGCTGGTACCTGCTCTACGTGGTGCTGGCGGCCTACGCGCAGGGCTTCATGTCCACCAAGCTGGTCGGCAACATCAACGTCGGCCTGGTGCTCGGGCTCCTGCAGTTCGTCTCGACCTTCGTGATCACCGGGCTGTACGTGCGGCACGCGAACCGCCACCTCGACCCGGTCGCGGACCAGATCCGCGAGGACGTCGAGGGGGCGGCCAAATGA
- a CDS encoding cation acetate symporter, whose translation MQLNPWALTGIVLVGMVTFYLGHRSSRFASSTHDFLVARRTVRSRRNAAAISGEYLSAASFLGVAGIVLKEGADALWFPIGFTAGYLALMLFVAAPLRRSGAYTLPDFLEARLGSMALRRFSTAFVVFIGILYMVPQLQGAGLGLTTILGTPAWAGAVVVTVVVTINVIAGGMRAITVVQAFQYWLKLFAIAAPTFVLCVVFIGGGAGPTAGSLGTPAPPVFTEETTVDVQTPVKLEVAVPTVLYADGVVDGMRSDGVVFWSPEVQPEVGEGTKLRFPAGSPVPVVAGAVTDNATWLLPASDDVTDLLSTYSLMFATFLGTMGLPHVLVRFYTNPDGKAARRTTVHVLLLLGLFYLFPALLGALSRLYVPELLVTGRTDAAVLMLPSAMLGGLGGQILGAVTAAGAFAAFLSTASGLLVSVAGVLSTDVLPGRVRDFRLAAVLVALAPLGIALALRQDDLSLSVGMTFALAASTFSPMLLLGIWWRKLTWTGALAGMVVGGTLVLGSLAVNIISGYTGGWAPWFTVQPALFTVPAAFVATMVVSKATAHRVPDDLNAVMLRLHAPDPLGFMRDRAVARFGQAEEKARTGRGRHRK comes from the coding sequence GTGCAGCTGAACCCGTGGGCGCTGACCGGCATCGTGCTGGTCGGCATGGTCACGTTCTACCTCGGCCACCGGTCGTCGCGGTTCGCCAGCAGCACGCACGACTTCCTGGTCGCCCGCCGGACCGTGCGGTCCCGGCGCAACGCGGCCGCCATCTCCGGTGAGTACCTGTCGGCGGCCTCGTTCCTCGGGGTCGCGGGCATCGTGCTCAAGGAGGGTGCCGACGCGCTGTGGTTCCCGATCGGGTTCACCGCGGGCTACCTGGCGCTGATGCTCTTCGTCGCCGCGCCGCTGCGGCGGTCCGGCGCCTACACGCTGCCGGACTTCCTCGAAGCCCGGCTCGGTTCGATGGCGCTGCGCCGGTTCTCCACCGCTTTTGTGGTGTTCATCGGCATTCTCTACATGGTCCCGCAGCTCCAGGGCGCCGGACTCGGGCTGACCACCATTCTCGGCACGCCCGCCTGGGCCGGTGCGGTGGTGGTGACCGTGGTGGTGACGATCAACGTGATCGCCGGCGGCATGCGCGCGATCACCGTGGTCCAGGCGTTCCAGTACTGGCTCAAGCTGTTCGCCATCGCGGCGCCCACGTTCGTGCTGTGCGTGGTGTTCATCGGCGGTGGTGCCGGGCCGACCGCCGGTTCGCTCGGCACGCCCGCGCCGCCGGTGTTCACCGAGGAAACCACGGTCGACGTGCAGACCCCGGTCAAGCTGGAGGTCGCCGTGCCGACCGTGCTCTACGCCGACGGCGTGGTGGACGGGATGCGCTCGGACGGCGTGGTGTTCTGGTCGCCGGAGGTCCAGCCGGAGGTCGGCGAGGGCACCAAGCTGCGCTTCCCGGCCGGGTCGCCGGTACCGGTGGTGGCCGGCGCGGTGACCGACAACGCGACCTGGCTGCTGCCCGCCTCGGACGACGTGACCGACCTGCTCAGCACGTACTCGCTGATGTTCGCCACCTTCCTCGGCACCATGGGCCTGCCGCACGTGCTGGTCCGCTTCTACACCAACCCGGACGGCAAGGCCGCGCGCCGGACCACCGTGCACGTGCTGCTGCTGCTCGGCCTGTTCTACCTGTTCCCGGCGCTGCTCGGCGCGCTGTCCCGGTTGTACGTGCCGGAGCTGCTGGTCACCGGGCGGACCGACGCGGCGGTGCTGATGCTGCCGTCGGCCATGCTGGGCGGGCTCGGCGGGCAGATCCTCGGCGCGGTGACCGCCGCCGGTGCCTTCGCCGCCTTCCTCTCCACCGCGTCCGGCCTGCTGGTCAGCGTGGCCGGGGTGCTGTCCACCGACGTGCTGCCCGGTCGCGTCCGCGACTTCCGGCTCGCCGCCGTGCTGGTCGCGCTGGCCCCGCTGGGCATCGCGCTGGCCCTGCGCCAGGACGACCTCTCGCTGAGCGTGGGCATGACCTTCGCGCTGGCCGCGTCCACCTTCAGCCCGATGCTGCTGCTCGGCATCTGGTGGCGGAAGCTGACCTGGACCGGGGCGCTGGCCGGCATGGTGGTCGGCGGCACGCTGGTGCTCGGCTCGCTCGCGGTCAACATCATCAGCGGCTACACCGGTGGCTGGGCGCCGTGGTTCACCGTGCAGCCCGCGTTGTTCACCGTGCCCGCCGCGTTCGTCGCCACCATGGTGGTCAGCAAGGCGACCGCGCACCGGGTGCCGGACGACCTCAACGCGGTGATGCTGCGCCTGCACGCGCCGGATCCGCTGGGCTTCATGCGGGACCGGGCGGTGGCGCGGTTCGGTCAGGCGGAGGAGAAGGCGCGCACCGGCCGCGGGCGCCACCGGAAGTAA
- a CDS encoding LytTR family DNA-binding domain-containing protein gives MLVTVSTQEDAPGLLVLAVDDEPHGLSELAHCLENNPHIRRIFTCTDATDALRLLASDDAEVRYRKDRGMAPVDAVFADLNMPGLSGMEMSRVFATLNPAPVLVFVTGHPEEAVNAFDLGAVDYVLKPCKQERLDKAIKRVLQSLQAAPAPAAPAGQEPVKTDDEVIAVELAGNTKLIPRANVRWVEAQGDYARLFTTDGSHLVRIPLAQLEERWEKAGFVRIHRSYLVALQLITELRMGQGGYQVVIGNEEKLLPVSRRHTRELKDRLVGSSRNS, from the coding sequence ATGCTTGTCACTGTGAGTACTCAAGAAGACGCTCCGGGTCTGCTGGTGCTGGCCGTCGACGACGAACCGCACGGGCTGTCCGAACTCGCCCACTGCCTGGAGAACAATCCGCACATCCGGCGGATCTTCACCTGCACCGACGCCACCGACGCGCTGCGCCTGCTCGCCTCCGACGACGCCGAGGTGCGCTACCGCAAGGACCGCGGCATGGCCCCGGTGGACGCGGTGTTCGCGGACCTCAACATGCCCGGCCTGTCCGGCATGGAGATGTCGCGGGTGTTCGCCACGCTGAACCCGGCGCCGGTGCTGGTCTTCGTCACCGGCCACCCCGAGGAGGCGGTGAACGCCTTCGACCTCGGCGCGGTCGACTACGTGCTCAAGCCGTGCAAGCAGGAACGCCTGGACAAGGCGATCAAGCGGGTGCTGCAGTCGCTGCAGGCCGCGCCCGCGCCCGCCGCGCCCGCCGGGCAGGAGCCGGTGAAGACCGACGACGAGGTGATCGCGGTCGAACTGGCGGGCAACACCAAGCTCATCCCGCGCGCCAACGTGCGCTGGGTCGAGGCGCAGGGCGACTACGCGCGCCTGTTCACCACCGACGGCAGCCACCTGGTCCGGATCCCGCTGGCCCAGCTGGAGGAGCGGTGGGAGAAGGCGGGTTTCGTCCGGATCCACCGGTCCTACCTGGTCGCGTTGCAGCTGATCACCGAGCTGCGGATGGGCCAGGGCGGCTACCAGGTGGTCATCGGCAACGAGGAGAAACTGCTGCCGGTGAGCCGCAGGCACACCCGTGAGCTGAAGGATCGGCTGGTCGGCTCCTCGCGGAACAGCTAG